The Oscillatoria acuminata PCC 6304 genomic interval TGGCTTGGGTCCCTTCCTCGGCGACATCTGTTGCTACGACGAGCTTAAATTCCGACCTGTTATTGATTGTAGGGATTAAAAATCCCTTCCGGGCTTGGTGGTTTGCTCGCAATTTGAGGTCTCAAAGCGAGCTGATCGTCAATGAATTTAACTATAAAGGCGTTACGGTCTCTGAAATCGTTCCACCCGACGGAATGAGCACCTATCAGGCAAACCTGAATAACAAACTGGTGATTTCCCAAGAACGAAGCGCGGTGGAAAAAGCGATCGACACCACGACCTCAGAATCCTCTTTTTTGATGAAATCAGGCGCTAGGGAACTGGTCTCTCAAAGTACAAAACTGGATAATGCTCTTGTTCACTTTTACTTACCGGATTATAGCCAGACCGTTGCACAGCTTGACGAGAGGGTGAGCGATCGCCCGAGTTTACCCCCGGTGGATGGGGTCAAATCGGTACTGCTGAGTGCGGGAATGGATCAACAAGGAATGCGGGTGCGCTTCCTGACGGAGGTTGACCCCCAATCTATCCCTCAATATCCCGCAGTCTCCAATCAACTCTTAAATCGCTTTCCGGCAGAAACGATCGCCTTGGTCAATGGTCACGGCATTGGTCGGTCTTGGTCCACTCTAGTCGCTCAAAGTCAAGCCCAACCGGAGTTACAATCAATTCTAATCCCTATTCGCCAGATGTTCGCTGCGGTGAATCTGGATGTGGACCGCGAGGTGTTCGGTTGGATGGATGGCGAGTTTGGTTTTGGACTGATTTCTTCCAATCAGGGTCTGTTAGGACAGTTGGGATTTGGAGGCGCGGTGGTCTTTGAAACCAGCGATCGCCCTGCGGCAGAAGCGATGCTGCAAAAATTAGATGCGATCGGGCGCAATGTCGTCCCCTTTCCCTTGTCAATCGCCCAACGCAATGTTTCTGGAATTAATGTCCAGGAATGGAAAATCCCCCTCCAAGGTGCCCTATTGGGTCACGGTTGGTTAGATGATAATTCTTTGTTTATCGCCTTTGGGGGTCCCATTGTCGATGCGATCGCCACTCCCGCCACTTCTTTACAGGATAGTCCCACATTCCAGGCGATCGCCGGGTCCTTACCGAACCCCAATCAAGGCTATTTGTACCTGGATATGGAGCAAATTACTTCGGTTATCAATACCCTTCCCGTGATGATGGGGGCTCAAATCTCTCCAGAGGCTCTAGACCTGTTAAATTCGGTTCGCGGCATTGGTGGAACTGGAAATTGGACCAGTGCGACGCAATTTGAAAGCGAGATGTTATTTACCCTCAAAAAAACCCGGGAGATAGCAACTCAGTAATCCAGAGGGGTTCTCGGTACTCGGGGGCGATCGCTTTGGTACAATAAGCAATGATTTTCCTCCCGTCAATGGGATAGCTGTTTCTGTCCTCTTCCCCAGGCGCTTTGACCCCAAACTCGACAGAACACTTCCGGGTAGGGATTAGCTCCAGAGGACAAGAAACCGGGTTTGCGGCCCTAATTTGGGGCTTTTTTGCCCGAGATGTTGTCAAGAAACCCGGTTTCTAACCTGTCCTTTGCTAATGCCCTCAAGGGATGGGGGAAAGCATCAACCTCTCACCTAATCATAACCCTCATGACTGCTTCTGTATCAACTGGCCCCGGATTTTTATCTCGTTTCATTAATGGCTTATTAGCCATTAAACCCGTCGCAAGTTTTGCCAAATCTAAAGCCCGAAAAATGATGATTGACCGGGCGGAAAATATGGGTGTCCCCTGGACGATCGAAGCGCGATCGCTCCAAAATCGCAATTGGGACAAAGAATTCCAACAGGTACAGAATCCCACCTTAGTTTATCCCGATTATTACCTGCGTTCCTTCCATGCTTATGACCAGGGAAACTTAAGTTGGGAAGCCGCCAGCGAGGTTGAAGTTGCCGCTAAAGCCGTTCACGCTCATATTTGGAAAGATGCCGGTCCGGACGGGGATTGCCGTCTGCGGGACAGTTACCATGAAGTGCTTTCCGCTCAAATTGCCGACTCTCCCCAGGCAATTCTCGATTTAGGTTGTAGCGTAGGCATGAGCACCGTTGCCTTACAAAAACTCTATCCCCAAGCCACATTAACGGGTCTGGATTTATCCCCTTATTTTCTCGCCGTTGCTCAGTACAAATCTGAGCAGCATTATCCGGATATCACCTGGGTTCATGCTGCTGCTGAATCCACGGGTTTAGCCGATGCTTCTTTTGATTTAGTCTCATCTTGCCTGATGTTTCATGAACTCCCAGCAGATGCTTCTCGCCAAATTCTCCAAGAAGCTCGCCGGTTACTTCGTCCCGGTGGACATTTGGCCATTATGGACATGAATCCTCAGTCTGAGATTTATGCAAAAATGCCGCCCTATATCTTAACCTTGCTCAAGAGTACCGAGCCCTATTTAGATCAGTATTTTTCCCTGGATATCGAGCCAGCTTTTGTAGAAGCTGGTTTCGAGAAACCCACCATCACCCGCAACAGTCCCCGGCATCGGACTATCATTGCTCAAGTCAAAAACCCCGGTTAAAAGGTGAATATTCACCTTTAGGGTGTCGTCAAGATGAGAAACCGGATTTCTTCACAAAGTTGATAGCAAGGAACCGTCAATTTTGGCGAGAAACCCGGTTTCTTCTCCCCTTGAGCTAATCCTAAATCGATGCTTTAGTTTGATTCCTGTCTCAACCTTTATCCGAAGACATTTTTAATCGCTGAATGAGCTTCTTTCCTTAAACCGTTGGCAATTCTAAACAATTCCTGCCCGGTATGGAGATAGTGCTCGTCATAGTTGAGGGTAAAGAATTCTAACTCATCAATGCCATCGCCAATGCGATCGAGACAGTAATAAAGATTTGCAGCAACACTGGCAACCGTTGCGGGATTTTGCATGGATTGGAAATAGATCTGTGCTTGGTTGAGGAAATCCCGGCATTTTTGTAAATAAGCCTGAAAATCTGCCATCAACTCATCATCAAAGGGGTCCGCTGCAAGGCAATCGATTTCATCCCCTAAGGTGTACAAAATTTCATACAGCATTCGGTTGATGGGTTGATAGACCTGTTTGACCCATTTTTCCAGGTGATCGTCTGGATCGGGACTGTTTTGGCGAGCGTGATGATAGTTTTGTTGTGCACGGGCAGTTCGCGTCTGGCGATCGCGAGATTGAGAGGGGGATCTACCCGATTTTTGATGGCGATCGTAAGACTGACGGCGTTGCGGGTCCCCAAGTATTTCATACGCACCATTAATCTGAATCATCCGTTCCGAGTCCGATGATTCTAAATTTTTATCCGGATGCACCAGTTTGACTAACCGTCGATACGCTTGCTTAATTTCCGATTGCGTCGCTTGGGGACTAACTCGTAATGTTTCGTAAGGATTAATTACATCATTCATTTCTACAACTGTCAGGCATTGACCCCAGAATAAGCCTTAAATAAAGATAAACCTACAAAAAAAATCAAGCTCAAGAAGCCTTGAGTGGTTAAGCCTCAATTTTATTTGTCTTTTGGGCATTATCTTTATTTAAAAATTTCAATTAACTATCATAATCTTTTCCTGATATCTTGTCAAGACTTAAAATTTCTCGTCATCAGCAAAAATACTTAAGATATTTTGGACGGAGACAGGGAATATCAATTTGACATTTAAGCTGGAGTTTGATGTTGTCACCCTAGGGAGTTTTAATAAAAGAAAAGAAAATCTTCCTAAAATTTGCCCGTGAAACTTATCGATTTTAGCCGTTATTTCTATATGAAATTGGGCCTACATTCCGGGGCGTGGAGTAAAAAATCTGGATGTTTTGAGAGAAAGTGGGGTGACAATCAACCCCCAAAAACCTCCTCCTGCTTTAGATAGAGCCAGGAAAATCACATAACCTCACTTTAGAGAGAGGAAGTCCGATATTTCATTTCCTACTATGATTAAAAGCGCGATAGTCACTCCGTTTTTTAGTTAAAAGCAATGCTGACGTAAATCGGTAAATTTGAGGAAAATCCTTTCAAATTGCCGAACTTACGGGAGTGCGATCGCACTTGACTCTCCCCTTGCACTCAAACCTAAATATCTGGAGTGTATCTGTTTTCATTTAGTCTATCCCTTGACTTAAAACCCTAAAGTTAG includes:
- a CDS encoding class I SAM-dependent methyltransferase encodes the protein MTASVSTGPGFLSRFINGLLAIKPVASFAKSKARKMMIDRAENMGVPWTIEARSLQNRNWDKEFQQVQNPTLVYPDYYLRSFHAYDQGNLSWEAASEVEVAAKAVHAHIWKDAGPDGDCRLRDSYHEVLSAQIADSPQAILDLGCSVGMSTVALQKLYPQATLTGLDLSPYFLAVAQYKSEQHYPDITWVHAAAESTGLADASFDLVSSCLMFHELPADASRQILQEARRLLRPGGHLAIMDMNPQSEIYAKMPPYILTLLKSTEPYLDQYFSLDIEPAFVEAGFEKPTITRNSPRHRTIIAQVKNPG
- a CDS encoding DUF3352 domain-containing protein; protein product: MSAKPNVNRWAIAVVAAVGMAGGYLYWRSTWVGSSNPLESAKVVPQDALMAAYVVTDENQWSKLDEFGTPGAQAAIARTVANLEANFLTQTNLDYRKDLQPWIGNVTLAWVPSSATSVATTSLNSDLLLIVGIKNPFRAWWFARNLRSQSELIVNEFNYKGVTVSEIVPPDGMSTYQANLNNKLVISQERSAVEKAIDTTTSESSFLMKSGARELVSQSTKLDNALVHFYLPDYSQTVAQLDERVSDRPSLPPVDGVKSVLLSAGMDQQGMRVRFLTEVDPQSIPQYPAVSNQLLNRFPAETIALVNGHGIGRSWSTLVAQSQAQPELQSILIPIRQMFAAVNLDVDREVFGWMDGEFGFGLISSNQGLLGQLGFGGAVVFETSDRPAAEAMLQKLDAIGRNVVPFPLSIAQRNVSGINVQEWKIPLQGALLGHGWLDDNSLFIAFGGPIVDAIATPATSLQDSPTFQAIAGSLPNPNQGYLYLDMEQITSVINTLPVMMGAQISPEALDLLNSVRGIGGTGNWTSATQFESEMLFTLKKTREIATQ
- a CDS encoding J domain-containing protein is translated as MNDVINPYETLRVSPQATQSEIKQAYRRLVKLVHPDKNLESSDSERMIQINGAYEILGDPQRRQSYDRHQKSGRSPSQSRDRQTRTARAQQNYHHARQNSPDPDDHLEKWVKQVYQPINRMLYEILYTLGDEIDCLAADPFDDELMADFQAYLQKCRDFLNQAQIYFQSMQNPATVASVAANLYYCLDRIGDGIDELEFFTLNYDEHYLHTGQELFRIANGLRKEAHSAIKNVFG